One window from the genome of Magnolia sinica isolate HGM2019 chromosome 4, MsV1, whole genome shotgun sequence encodes:
- the LOC131243545 gene encoding protein FD-like: protein MEEVWKDLSLTILQEWPTTQDGPKNATIKADNLHDFLSAPFKGPSTNPIDGDDISGFLGSGTASGPTSNSMGLHPHENSVRSIRSPSHRRRADPNHTSTAPSILSGSMVGPTSKKRISLFAGDSVDRRHKRLIKNRESAARSRARRQAYTNELEMELSHLMEENSKLRKQQQQLSSAASVQVLTKHPLYRTSTAPF, encoded by the exons atggaagagGTATGGAAAGACCTCTCTCTAACAATCCTCCAAGAATGGCCCACCACACAAGATGGCCCAAAGAACGCAACCATCAAAGCCGACAATCTCCATGACTTCCTATCAGCGCCCTTCAAAGGGCCATCCACAAATCCCATCGACGGCGACGATATCTCGGGCTTCTTGGGATCAGGAACTGCATCTGGGCCCACCTCCAATTCAATGGGTCTCCACCCACACGAGAATTCCGTCCGTTCGATCAGATCGCCTTCGCATCGACGCCGTGCTGATCCCAACCATACTTCCACTGCCCCTTCCATCCTTTCTgggtccatggtggggcccacttcaaagAAGCGGATATCCCTATTCGCTGGTGATTCGGTCGATCGACGCCACAAGCGCTTGATCAAGAACCGGGAATCTGCGGCCAGATCTAGGGCCAGGAGGCAG GCTTATACAAATGAGTTAGAGATGGAATTGTCCCATTTGATGGAAGAAAATTCTAAGCTGAGAAAACAGCAACAACAG TTGTCTTCAGCAGCATCCGTTCAAGTGCTTACCAAACACCCTCTATACCGAACCTCAACGGCTCCATTTTGA